A DNA window from Candidatus Saccharibacteria bacterium oral taxon 955 contains the following coding sequences:
- the rplX gene encoding 50S ribosomal protein L24: MAQRIRKDDLVKVIAGKNKGTTGKVLSVLPAKNMALVEGVGLGHRHVKPSQINPRGGKKDIHVGISLHKLALVVDEKTSKTSRVGYKVADGVKARVARQQKNKEIK; encoded by the coding sequence TATTCGTAAAGACGATCTAGTCAAGGTAATTGCAGGGAAAAACAAAGGTACAACCGGCAAGGTTCTATCTGTTTTACCAGCAAAGAATATGGCGCTGGTCGAAGGCGTCGGTCTTGGTCATCGACACGTTAAACCAAGTCAGATCAACCCTCGAGGTGGTAAAAAGGACATCCACGTAGGCATCAGCCTTCATAAGCTCGCGCTAGTTGTTGACGAAAAGACAAGCAAAACTAGCCGTGTTGGATACAAAGTAGCAGATGGCGTCAAGGCTCGTGTCGCACGCCAGCAAAAGAATAAGGAGATTAAGTAA
- the rpsN gene encoding 30S ribosomal protein S14 produces MAKKSMIARDLKRQKMIQKYAALRAKLKEEGDLDGLQALPKNSSPTRWKNRDMISGRPRGYMRKFGLSRINFREKAAKGEIPGVTKSSW; encoded by the coding sequence ATGGCGAAGAAATCTATGATTGCTCGCGACCTTAAGCGCCAAAAGATGATCCAAAAATACGCCGCATTGCGCGCAAAACTTAAAGAAGAAGGCGACCTAGATGGTCTTCAGGCGCTTCCAAAGAACAGTAGCCCAACTCGCTGGAAAAACCGCGATATGATCAGCGGTCGTCCTCGTGGCTACATGCGCAAGTTTGGCCTCAGTCGCATTAACTTCCGTGAAAAAGCCGCTAAGGGTGAAATTCCTGGCGTAACAAAGAGTAGCTGGTAA
- the rplE gene encoding 50S ribosomal protein L5 has translation MAEAKKKAAVSTAPRLKALYKDVYAKELQAELDLKNVNQVPVLEKIVVSVGTGKNKDDKRMLEVVRNTLARVTGQAPIERLAKKSIAGFKIRAGMGAPVGMNVTLRGARMYEFLDRLVNVALPRVRDFHGVGAKFDKGGNYNLGLTDQSIFPELTFEETQLVHGMQVTFAIKNGSKVASRALLEKFGLPFEKEAK, from the coding sequence ATGGCAGAAGCTAAGAAAAAAGCCGCTGTTTCTACCGCTCCTCGTCTGAAAGCCTTGTACAAAGATGTTTATGCCAAGGAACTTCAGGCCGAACTCGACCTCAAGAACGTGAACCAAGTTCCTGTTCTAGAAAAAATCGTCGTGAGCGTAGGAACTGGTAAGAACAAAGATGACAAGCGTATGCTTGAAGTCGTCAGAAACACCCTCGCACGTGTCACTGGCCAGGCGCCCATCGAGCGTCTTGCAAAGAAGTCTATTGCAGGCTTTAAGATTCGTGCCGGTATGGGCGCACCGGTTGGTATGAACGTTACCCTACGTGGCGCTCGTATGTACGAATTCCTTGATCGTCTAGTAAACGTTGCTCTACCGCGCGTCCGTGACTTCCATGGCGTAGGCGCAAAGTTTGACAAAGGTGGCAACTACAACCTAGGTCTAACCGATCAAAGTATATTCCCAGAGTTGACATTTGAGGAAACGCAACTTGTGCACGGTATGCAAGTCACGTTTGCTATCAAGAATGGTAGCAAGGTCGCTTCACGCGCCTTACTCGAGAAATTCGGTCTACCATTTGAAAAGGAGGCAAAATAA
- the rpsH gene encoding 30S ribosomal protein S8 has protein sequence MSLQSTDPIADLLTRIRNAAMVGKTEIRVPTSKLKKVVAEQLVKNNYLADVKVEDGKPRGTLVVTLAKEGESCPITEIARVSKPGRRVYTSAVDIPKVKQGRGLVLVSTSKGVMTGQEAVKNKLGGEILLKVY, from the coding sequence ATGAGTTTACAATCTACTGACCCAATCGCGGACCTCCTGACCCGCATCCGTAACGCCGCAATGGTTGGCAAAACCGAAATTCGCGTTCCTACTTCAAAACTAAAGAAAGTTGTCGCTGAACAGCTCGTCAAAAACAACTACCTGGCAGACGTCAAAGTAGAGGACGGCAAACCGCGAGGTACGCTCGTTGTGACACTGGCAAAAGAGGGCGAGAGCTGTCCAATCACAGAGATTGCTCGTGTTTCAAAGCCAGGTCGTCGTGTATACACCTCGGCAGTCGACATTCCAAAAGTCAAGCAAGGCCGCGGACTGGTTCTCGTCAGCACCTCAAAGGGTGTTATGACTGGTCAAGAAGCAGTCAAGAACAAACTTGGAGGAGAGATTCTCCTCAAGGTGTACTAA